A single window of Cyanobium sp. AMD-g DNA harbors:
- a CDS encoding creatininase family protein, which translates to MPSTAPAPSTVPGPVASNEAIRLQLRSWPEVEEYLARCRGVIVPLGSTEQHGPTGAIGTDALTAEAVALEVGRRTGVLVTPAQAFGMAEHHLGFAGTISLQPSTLLAVLHDVVLSLARHGFERIYVINGHGGNIATARAAFAQAYGTAAARGLPGAERLRCRLANWFTAGPVMREARDRYGEREGHHATPSEIALTLHLEPSLSAKQRPLPEAAPAGPIHGPEDFRRRHPDGRMGSDPFLATADDGARFLELAAAALGEDLAAFLGPEGEAG; encoded by the coding sequence ATGCCCAGCACCGCCCCAGCCCCCAGCACGGTTCCGGGCCCCGTCGCCAGCAACGAGGCGATCCGGCTGCAGCTGCGCAGCTGGCCCGAGGTGGAGGAGTACCTGGCCCGCTGCCGCGGGGTGATCGTGCCCCTGGGCTCCACCGAGCAGCACGGGCCCACCGGCGCCATCGGCACCGACGCCCTCACCGCCGAAGCGGTGGCCCTGGAGGTGGGGCGTCGCACCGGGGTGCTGGTGACGCCCGCCCAGGCCTTCGGCATGGCCGAGCACCATCTGGGCTTCGCCGGCACCATCAGCCTGCAGCCCTCCACCCTGCTGGCCGTGCTCCACGACGTGGTGCTTTCCCTGGCGCGCCACGGTTTCGAGCGCATCTACGTGATCAACGGCCACGGCGGCAACATCGCCACCGCCCGGGCCGCCTTCGCCCAGGCCTACGGCACGGCCGCGGCCCGGGGCCTGCCGGGGGCCGAGCGGTTGCGCTGCCGTCTGGCCAACTGGTTCACCGCCGGCCCGGTGATGCGGGAGGCCCGCGATCGCTACGGCGAGCGGGAGGGGCACCATGCCACCCCCAGCGAGATCGCCCTGACCCTGCACCTGGAGCCGAGCCTCAGTGCCAAGCAGCGGCCCCTGCCCGAGGCGGCGCCGGCCGGGCCGATCCACGGCCCCGAGGACTTCCGCCGCCGCCATCCCGATGGCCGCATGGGCTCAGACCCCTTCCTGGCCACAGCCGACGACGGCGCCCGCTTCCTGGAACTGGCGGCCGCGGCCCTGGGTGAGGACCTGGCCGCCTTCCTGGGGCCGGAAGGGGAGGCCGGTTAG
- a CDS encoding DNA-3-methyladenine glycosylase — protein sequence MNAREAVPLPPRFFARPAEVVAPELLGCLLLKRQPDGALLAGVIVETEAYCQSEPACHGHRRRSPSNDTLFGEPGRFYVYLTYGVNHCVNVVTGRRDWANGVLLRAVALPGEPERAAAGPGLLARRFGLDRGHDGLLAAPASGLWLAPRPPELVAEAGEAGVVQTQRIGVSQGQELPWRWYLRASRSVSRRARGDRTPRLDGLAAVLASTVGTFDGSRAP from the coding sequence GTGAACGCCCGCGAGGCCGTCCCCCTCCCCCCGCGCTTCTTTGCCCGCCCCGCCGAGGTGGTGGCCCCCGAGCTGCTCGGCTGCCTGCTGCTGAAACGCCAGCCCGATGGGGCACTGCTGGCGGGCGTGATCGTCGAAACCGAGGCCTACTGCCAATCGGAGCCGGCCTGCCATGGCCACCGCCGCCGCAGCCCCAGCAACGACACCCTCTTCGGCGAGCCCGGCCGCTTCTACGTGTATCTCACCTACGGGGTGAACCACTGCGTCAACGTCGTCACCGGCCGGCGCGACTGGGCCAATGGCGTGCTGCTGCGGGCGGTCGCGCTGCCGGGGGAGCCGGAGCGGGCGGCCGCCGGGCCGGGTCTGCTGGCCCGCCGTTTCGGCCTCGACCGCGGCCACGACGGCCTGCTGGCCGCACCGGCTTCCGGCCTCTGGCTGGCGCCCCGGCCGCCTGAGCTGGTGGCAGAGGCTGGCGAGGCGGGGGTGGTGCAGACCCAGCGCATCGGCGTGTCCCAGGGCCAGGAGCTGCCCTGGCGCTGGTATCTGCGCGCCAGCCGCAGTGTCAGCCGGCGGGCCCGGGGCGATCGCACCCCCCGCCTCGATGGGTTGGCGGCCGTGCTGGCCTCTACGGTTGGAACGTTCGATGGGAGCAGGGCGCCTTGA
- the gatC gene encoding Asp-tRNA(Asn)/Glu-tRNA(Gln) amidotransferase subunit GatC: MGRISEEDVRKVAQLARLALPEERIATYTGQLERILDYVAHLEQVDTEGVPPTTRAVEVVNVTRPDAVDPTPVREELLSLAPQREGDFFRVPRILGD; this comes from the coding sequence ATGGGGCGGATCTCTGAAGAGGACGTGCGCAAGGTGGCCCAGCTGGCCCGCCTGGCCCTGCCGGAAGAGCGCATCGCCACCTACACCGGCCAGCTCGAGCGGATCCTGGATTACGTGGCCCATCTGGAGCAGGTGGACACCGAAGGGGTGCCCCCCACCACCCGGGCCGTGGAGGTGGTCAACGTGACCCGCCCGGACGCGGTGGACCCCACGCCGGTGCGGGAGGAACTGCTGTCGCTCGCCCCCCAGCGGGAAGGTGATTTCTTCCGGGTGCCCCGGATCCTGGGGGACTGA
- the crtR gene encoding beta-carotene hydroxylase produces the protein MKESLAPSSAAVVATTTAVPRLSVPREYLDPPAAWNPTVGLFLAGYGLAALTIWGWFVGGWPLPALLALGFLALHLEGTVIHDACHNAAHPNRIWNAVMGHGAALLLGFSFPVFTRVHLQHHAHVNDPKLDPDHIVSTFGPLWLIAPRFFYHEVFFFRHRLWRHNELFEWVLARTIFVLIVVAAAQHNFLPFVFNCWFAPALMVGVTLGLFFDYLPHRPFQSRNRWHNARVYPSRLMNWLIMGQNYHLIHHLWPSIPWFEYQPAYHATKPILDAKGSPQRLGLFESRTDSLNFLYDIFLGVRSHKKRRSRLRPIVRLMPTRHARRRVLELLHRTAVSPVR, from the coding sequence CATCCGCCGCCGTCGTGGCCACCACCACGGCCGTGCCGAGGCTGAGCGTTCCAAGGGAGTATCTGGATCCCCCGGCCGCCTGGAACCCCACGGTGGGCCTGTTCCTGGCCGGCTACGGCCTGGCGGCCCTGACGATCTGGGGCTGGTTCGTGGGGGGCTGGCCCCTGCCGGCCCTGCTGGCCCTGGGTTTTCTGGCCCTGCACCTGGAGGGCACCGTGATCCACGACGCCTGCCACAACGCCGCCCACCCCAATCGCATCTGGAACGCGGTGATGGGCCACGGCGCCGCCCTGCTGCTGGGCTTCAGTTTCCCGGTGTTCACGCGGGTGCACCTGCAGCACCATGCCCACGTCAACGATCCCAAGCTCGACCCCGACCACATCGTCAGCACCTTCGGGCCCCTGTGGCTGATCGCGCCGCGATTTTTCTATCACGAAGTCTTCTTCTTCCGCCATCGTCTCTGGCGCCACAACGAGCTGTTCGAGTGGGTGCTGGCCCGCACCATCTTCGTGCTGATCGTGGTGGCGGCGGCCCAGCACAACTTCCTGCCCTTCGTGTTCAACTGCTGGTTCGCCCCGGCCCTGATGGTGGGGGTCACCCTGGGCCTGTTCTTCGACTATCTGCCCCACCGGCCCTTCCAGTCCCGCAACCGCTGGCACAACGCCCGGGTGTACCCCAGCAGGCTGATGAACTGGCTGATCATGGGCCAGAACTATCACCTGATTCATCACCTCTGGCCCTCGATCCCCTGGTTTGAATACCAGCCGGCGTATCACGCCACCAAGCCGATTCTGGATGCCAAGGGTTCACCCCAGCGGCTGGGATTGTTCGAAAGCCGCACCGACAGCCTCAACTTCCTCTACGACATCTTCCTTGGCGTGCGCTCCCACAAGAAGCGTCGCAGCCGCCTGCGGCCCATCGTCCGGCTGATGCCCACCCGCCATGCCCGCCGGCGGGTTCTGGAACTGCTGCACCGCACCGCCGTCTCACCGGTGCGCTGA
- a CDS encoding DUF6679 family protein, with protein MLHRKLDRFRLEQRPVWVYLLDQQRWIERAVVAEIEGDLVTLRYDDEDGDERHSWEESVRLASIGAVSTRLASVSRSAAADDLPTTGDCPEAERLGRP; from the coding sequence ATGCTGCATCGCAAGCTCGACCGATTTCGCCTGGAGCAGCGACCGGTCTGGGTCTACCTGCTCGACCAGCAGCGCTGGATCGAGCGGGCCGTTGTGGCCGAGATCGAAGGCGATCTGGTCACCCTCCGCTACGACGACGAGGATGGCGACGAGCGCCACAGCTGGGAGGAGAGCGTCCGCCTCGCCTCGATCGGGGCCGTCAGCACCCGGCTGGCCTCGGTGAGCCGCTCCGCCGCCGCCGATGACCTGCCCACCACCGGCGACTGTCCCGAAGCCGAGCGGCTCGGGCGTCCCTGA